In one Arachis duranensis cultivar V14167 chromosome 9, aradu.V14167.gnm2.J7QH, whole genome shotgun sequence genomic region, the following are encoded:
- the LOC107465344 gene encoding uncharacterized protein LOC107465344 — protein MHHQDKFFLDTASRGSLTKNKTAAEAWEVISDLVDSTQYSRARSPQPKALSEVSPSRDAILTKTLSEMTILLRQITQGQQIPQALINAPPKPPRIEGPLRICGVCACTTHYTDECPQIQEDTTLAVANPYPQRPNYNEVSYPHGGNQSQGWRDNSNQRWNQAPQAQPNQNAQVYYHQHPQGQPQYQQPPQLQSQVKYQHPNSRSNPSQINQALSSNQSHMNDTIHTFMQEQREFHKKQDAYMATIAEALTHLTLPPQAAQSTQQASTSSSLPSQPQPNPKGSINAITLRSGTKLDKNVAIPTRLSEEINNEEVGDEVEVMRDEKENVDKSEEEPPKVKEPKRKTLLEEPLPIPLPTLVKKAKKQDDLDPTVVEVFEKIEVTVPLFQAIQQVPKYAKFLKDVFTHKDKLGNLNKKSVNDSISSLLPEKCNDPGPCLVTCLIGGIKFMDCMCDLRACVSIMPLPIYERLNLSPLKRSRARFVLADKSIALVVGIAENVIVNIQ, from the coding sequence ATGCACCACCAAGACAAGTTTTTCCTAGATACTGCGAGTAGAGGGTCATTGACCAAAAACAAGACTGCTGCAGAAGCATGGGAAGTTATATCGGATCTAGTAGACTCAACTCAATACTCAAGGGCAAGGAGTCCACAACCAAAAGCCTTGAGTGAGGTCTCTCCCTCCAGAGATGCAATTTTGACTAAGACCCTCAGTGAGATGACGATTTTGTTGAGGCAAATCACCCAAGGGCAACAAATCCCTCAAGCTTTGATAAATGCTCCACCTAAACCTCCACGGATTGAAGGACCATTAAGGATATGTGGTGTTTGTGCTTGTACTACTCATTACACCGATGAGTGCCCTCAAATCCAAGAGGACACTACATTGGCAGTTGCTAACCCTTACCCGCAAAGACCCAATTACAACGAAGTGTCCTACCCACATGGAGGTAATCAAAGCCAAGGGTGGAGAGATAACTCAAACCAAAGGTGGAACCAAGCTCCCCAAGCTCAACCCAACCAAAATGCTCAAGTCTACTACCATCAACACCCCCAAGGTCAACCACAATACCAACAACCCCCTCAACTTCAGTCTCAAGTGAAGTATCAACATCCAAACAGTCGATCCAATCCTTCTCAAATTAACCAAGCCCTTTCCTCCAATCAATCCCACATGAATGACACAATTCACACCTTCATGCAAGAGCAAAGAGAGTTCCATAAGAAACAAGATGCTTACATGGCTACAATAGCCGAAGCCCTTACCCATTTAACGCTCCCTCCTCAAGCCGCACAAAGCACCCAACAAGCTTCAACCTCAAGTAGTTTGCCCTCTCAACCCCAACCCAACCCTAAGGGGAGCATAAATGCCATTACCCTTAGAAGTGGTACCAAATTGGATAAGAATGTTGCTATACCCACAAGGTTGAGTGAGGAAATAAACAATGAGGAGGTAGGAGACGAAGTGGAGGTGATGagggatgaaaaagaaaatgttgacAAAAGTGAGGAAGAACCACCAAAGGTCAAGGAGCCAAAGAGAAAGACCTTGCTTGAAGAGCCTTTGCCCATTCCATTACCAACTTTAGTTAAGAAAGCAAAGAAGCAAGATGATCTTGACCCCACTGTGGTGGAAGTTTTTGAGAAAATTGAAGTTACCGTCCCTCTCTTTCAAGCCATTCAACAAGTGCCGAAATATGCCAAGTTCCTCAAGGATGTTTTCACTCACAAAGACAAACTTGGCAACCTCAACAAAAAGTCGGTAAATGACTCTATCTCTTCTTTACTTCCTGAAAAATGCAATGATCCCGGCCCATGTTTGGTGACTTGTTTGATTGGTGGGATTAAGTTTATGGACTGTATGTGTGATTTGAGGGCATGTGTAAGCATCATGCCACTCCCCATCTATGAAAGATTGAACTTATCTCCCCTAAAGAGGTCCAGGGCAAGGTTTGTGTTAGCCGACAAGAGTATTGCGTTAGTTGTGGGGATTGCAGAGAATGTCATAGTTAATATTCAATGA